In the genome of Actinomadura graeca, one region contains:
- a CDS encoding MATE family efflux transporter has translation MADFRRQLSRLAVPMATAQLLAILVPIVIVAMLGWMDDRAIQLRSLYFPLAFLFFAVQMAFDVTGQTVTARRAGRGEHDVAATVLTVGALWLVAGIVLGGGLSLGASALGDVLGTSERYKGDFARFLREMSLANLTLAWPVICSSVLRGAGRAGPAAVIMAVSTTVEIGGLAVLGFGLDLGATALPLATALNGVVAGAYGTVALARRGLLKEWGWRPEALKFLLSAGLPVSLVNLVMFGMNFAFVMMLTPFGPDVVTGFATATTVQNLVIMPAMVLGSASAILMNRRLGAGGGARLTPVLVAALQITAIVYAVIVPVLWALRGVIGHVTVENDRVAGETAHYIAVVGPSYLALGLVLTALMALEQTGGALLSLAGAAIYVAGSVGIGALASSGADGPTPLYLTMSLMNASGILAVITALAYTRRQDGRRRRTAPDPGHQDRDPGTVPGAVAQPAVGLD, from the coding sequence ATGGCGGACTTCCGGCGGCAGCTCTCCCGCCTCGCGGTGCCGATGGCGACCGCGCAGCTCCTGGCCATCCTGGTCCCGATCGTCATCGTCGCCATGCTGGGCTGGATGGACGACCGGGCCATCCAGCTCCGCTCGCTCTACTTCCCCCTGGCGTTCCTGTTCTTCGCCGTGCAGATGGCGTTCGACGTCACCGGCCAGACCGTCACCGCGCGGCGGGCCGGGCGCGGCGAGCACGACGTGGCGGCGACGGTGCTGACCGTGGGCGCCCTCTGGCTCGTCGCGGGGATCGTCCTCGGCGGCGGCCTGAGCCTGGGCGCCTCCGCCCTCGGCGACGTCCTCGGCACCAGCGAGCGGTACAAGGGCGACTTCGCGCGGTTCCTGCGGGAGATGTCGCTGGCGAACCTGACGCTCGCGTGGCCGGTGATCTGCTCGTCGGTGCTGCGCGGCGCCGGGCGCGCCGGTCCCGCCGCGGTCATCATGGCGGTGAGCACCACCGTGGAGATCGGGGGCCTCGCGGTGCTGGGCTTCGGCCTGGACCTCGGGGCGACCGCGCTGCCGCTGGCCACCGCCCTGAACGGCGTCGTCGCCGGCGCGTACGGCACGGTCGCGCTGGCGAGGCGCGGGCTGCTGAAGGAGTGGGGCTGGCGGCCCGAGGCGCTGAAGTTCCTGCTGAGCGCGGGGCTGCCGGTGAGCCTCGTCAACCTCGTGATGTTCGGGATGAACTTCGCGTTCGTCATGATGCTGACGCCGTTCGGGCCCGACGTGGTCACGGGGTTCGCCACCGCCACGACCGTCCAGAACCTCGTCATCATGCCCGCGATGGTGCTCGGCTCCGCCTCGGCGATCCTCATGAACCGGCGTCTCGGCGCGGGCGGCGGGGCCCGGCTGACACCCGTGCTCGTCGCGGCGCTCCAGATCACCGCGATCGTCTACGCGGTGATCGTCCCCGTCCTGTGGGCGCTGCGCGGCGTGATCGGCCACGTGACCGTGGAGAACGACCGGGTCGCCGGTGAGACGGCCCACTACATCGCGGTCGTCGGTCCGAGCTACCTGGCGCTCGGCCTCGTCCTCACCGCGCTGATGGCGCTGGAGCAGACCGGCGGCGCGCTGCTCTCGCTCGCCGGGGCCGCGATCTACGTGGCCGGGTCCGTCGGGATCGGCGCGCTCGCCAGCTCCGGCGCCGACGGCCCGACGCCGCTGTACCTGACGATGAGCCTGATGAACGCCAGCGGGATCCTCGCGGTGATCACCGCGCTGGCGTACACGCGCCGCCAGGACGGGCGCAGGCGCCGGACGGCACCGGACCCGGGCCACCAGGACCGGGATCCCGGCACGGTCCCGGGCGCCGTCGCGCAGCCCGCGGTGGGGCTGGACTGA
- a CDS encoding arylsulfotransferase family protein, whose amino-acid sequence MIPTNQGLAPGEAATRTAAARPAPLPEPPRFEVRRNRPGTAAGVYLTTPQSPHALDAPHGPLILDGDGRPVWFHPVPDGELAADLRVQRYQGRPVLTWWQGTFHDLSHGRGVCHVADERYRIIASVSGSAPADLHEFRLTPRGTALLMQYVPRETDLSAVGGPPSATVLDGVVEEVDVATGETVWRWSSLDHIPVTESDLPYGLLPEPYDYLHLNSVDEDADGDLLVSARYTSAVYKVDRRTGEIVWRLGGRQSSFPLGAGVRFGWQHDATWSAPGVVKVFDNATVDMWPGWESRVAWIRVDAARGETGLVRQFVHPEHLCTTREGAAHELPGGGAVVAWGPTGRMSEFSPDGELLFDAALPPGEWSSYRVYKSPWEGRPEEPPSAFVQDGSVRAVWNGATGVARWRVLAGASAGSLEPVAEAPWDGLDTAVPLPGTARGATHVRVDALDGGGGVVGSSDVVTTEVDGR is encoded by the coding sequence GTGATCCCGACGAACCAGGGCCTCGCTCCAGGCGAGGCAGCGACGCGCACGGCCGCGGCCCGGCCCGCGCCCCTCCCGGAACCGCCCCGGTTCGAGGTGCGGCGCAACCGCCCGGGCACCGCGGCCGGGGTGTACCTGACCACGCCGCAGAGCCCGCACGCCCTCGACGCCCCCCACGGCCCGCTGATCCTCGACGGCGACGGCCGGCCGGTGTGGTTCCATCCCGTCCCGGACGGGGAGCTGGCCGCCGACCTGCGCGTCCAGCGCTACCAGGGGCGTCCCGTGCTGACCTGGTGGCAGGGCACCTTCCACGACCTGAGCCACGGCCGGGGCGTCTGCCACGTCGCCGACGAGCGGTACCGGATCATCGCCTCGGTCTCCGGGTCCGCGCCCGCCGACCTGCACGAGTTCCGGCTCACCCCGCGCGGGACCGCGCTGCTCATGCAGTACGTGCCGCGCGAGACCGACCTCAGCGCCGTCGGCGGGCCCCCGTCCGCGACCGTCCTGGACGGCGTCGTCGAGGAGGTCGACGTCGCGACCGGCGAGACGGTGTGGCGGTGGAGCAGCCTCGACCACATCCCGGTGACCGAGTCCGACCTGCCCTACGGCCTGCTGCCGGAGCCCTACGACTACCTCCACCTCAACTCCGTGGACGAGGACGCCGACGGCGACCTGCTCGTCTCCGCGCGGTACACCTCCGCCGTCTACAAGGTGGACCGGCGCACCGGCGAGATCGTCTGGCGGCTCGGCGGCCGGCAGAGCAGCTTCCCGCTCGGCGCGGGCGTGCGGTTCGGCTGGCAGCACGACGCGACCTGGTCGGCGCCGGGCGTCGTCAAGGTCTTCGACAACGCGACCGTCGACATGTGGCCCGGCTGGGAGTCGCGCGTCGCCTGGATCCGCGTGGACGCCGCGCGCGGGGAGACCGGGCTCGTCCGGCAGTTCGTCCACCCCGAGCACCTGTGCACGACACGCGAGGGCGCCGCCCACGAGCTTCCCGGCGGCGGCGCGGTCGTGGCGTGGGGGCCGACGGGCCGCATGTCGGAGTTCTCCCCGGACGGGGAGCTGCTGTTCGACGCCGCGCTGCCCCCGGGGGAGTGGAGCTCCTACCGGGTCTACAAGTCGCCCTGGGAGGGGCGCCCGGAGGAGCCGCCGTCCGCGTTCGTCCAGGACGGGTCGGTGCGGGCCGTGTGGAACGGCGCGACGGGCGTCGCCCGCTGGCGCGTCCTCGCCGGGGCCTCCGCCGGGAGCCTGGAGCCGGTGGCCGAGGCGCCGTGGGACGGGCTGGACACCGCCGTCCCGCTGCCCGGCACCGCCCGCGGCGCGACGCACGTGCGGGTGGACGCGCTCGACGGCGGCGGCGGCGTGGTCGGCTCGTCCGACGTCGTGACCACGGAGGTGGACGGGCGATGA
- a CDS encoding DegT/DnrJ/EryC1/StrS family aminotransferase produces MDPGQRRWPPEPDDGELKLLTEVARSRQWTDGPWTAEVERRMERLTGAPHAVAFNSCTSALHAALHAMGCVRGTRVAVPALTFAGTTTGAAHIGADLVFADVRPGSLTIGTDVPDADLVIAVDLHGVPHGLDREAVAGRPVLTDACQSIGSTLDGRHVGATGTHAWSFSSAKLIAAPDGGAVTTDDAGIAGRLRELRDYGVPAGGSRSNSAVIWAGGHNWRPTELTMAMVAHRLERLDRWAERARQVTERVHRTLDGAGLWRQSAGEAARPAWHKIRFGAPGWDPGRADGIERSLNEAGVPTHRWGLVPLHRHPAFGGGTGGTGSGGLPVTEAAAAGTLCLGTEAVPPMTWTDDEVEQVCRILETTAGS; encoded by the coding sequence GTGGACCCCGGGCAGCGGCGCTGGCCGCCCGAACCCGACGACGGGGAGCTGAAGCTCCTCACCGAGGTGGCGCGCTCCCGCCAGTGGACGGACGGCCCCTGGACCGCCGAGGTCGAGCGCCGCATGGAGCGGCTGACCGGCGCCCCGCACGCGGTGGCGTTCAACAGCTGCACCTCGGCGCTGCACGCGGCGCTGCACGCGATGGGCTGCGTCCGCGGCACCCGCGTCGCCGTGCCCGCGCTGACGTTCGCCGGGACGACAACCGGGGCCGCGCACATCGGCGCGGACCTGGTGTTCGCCGACGTCCGGCCCGGCAGCCTCACGATCGGGACGGACGTCCCCGACGCCGACCTGGTCATCGCCGTCGATCTGCACGGCGTCCCGCACGGGCTGGACCGGGAAGCCGTGGCGGGTCGTCCCGTGCTGACGGACGCGTGCCAGTCGATCGGCAGCACGCTGGACGGCCGGCACGTCGGCGCGACCGGCACGCACGCGTGGTCGTTCTCGTCCGCCAAGCTGATCGCCGCGCCCGACGGCGGCGCCGTCACCACCGATGACGCCGGCATCGCGGGACGTCTGCGGGAGCTGCGGGACTACGGCGTCCCGGCCGGCGGGTCACGCTCGAACTCCGCCGTGATCTGGGCGGGCGGGCACAACTGGCGCCCGACCGAGCTGACCATGGCCATGGTCGCGCACCGCCTGGAGCGCCTGGACCGGTGGGCCGAGCGGGCCCGGCAGGTCACCGAGCGCGTCCACCGGACGCTCGACGGGGCGGGCCTGTGGCGGCAGTCGGCCGGCGAGGCGGCCCGTCCCGCCTGGCACAAGATCCGCTTCGGGGCGCCCGGATGGGACCCGGGGCGGGCGGACGGGATCGAGCGGTCCCTGAACGAGGCCGGGGTGCCGACGCACCGCTGGGGGCTGGTGCCGCTGCACCGGCACCCGGCGTTCGGCGGCGGGACCGGCGGAACCGGCAGCGGGGGCCTGCCGGTGACGGAGGCCGCGGCCGCCGGGACCCTGTGCCTCGGCACGGAGGCCGTACCCCCCATGACCTGGACCGACGATGAGGTAGAGCAGGTCTGCCGCATCCTGGAAACGACTGCGGGAAGCTGA
- a CDS encoding sulfotransferase family protein → MLEVIGAGFGRTGTFSLKAALETLGFGPCHHMLGLLDRPGEIPLWHRAAQGHPTDWDELYGGYRSSVDWPGVRFWRELTARYPEAKVVLTVRDPRRWYDSARATIHRAAMDPSPAPTPVIKEMKAMSRAVVWDGQFGGRFTDPGHAMRVFTEHNEAVRREIDPSRLLVFEVADGWEPLCRFLDVPVPDAPFPRSNDKDEFDTLLREHVTGAMTPTT, encoded by the coding sequence ATGCTCGAAGTCATCGGTGCCGGGTTCGGCCGAACCGGCACGTTCTCGCTCAAGGCCGCGCTTGAGACCCTCGGCTTCGGCCCGTGCCACCACATGCTGGGGCTGCTGGACCGTCCCGGCGAGATCCCGCTGTGGCACCGCGCCGCGCAGGGACACCCCACCGACTGGGACGAGCTGTACGGCGGCTACCGGTCCAGCGTCGACTGGCCCGGCGTCCGCTTCTGGCGGGAGCTGACCGCCCGCTACCCCGAGGCGAAGGTCGTCCTCACCGTCCGCGACCCGCGCCGCTGGTACGACAGCGCCCGCGCCACCATCCACCGCGCCGCCATGGACCCCTCTCCCGCGCCCACCCCGGTGATCAAGGAGATGAAGGCGATGTCCCGCGCGGTCGTGTGGGACGGCCAGTTCGGCGGCCGGTTCACCGACCCCGGGCACGCCATGCGCGTCTTCACCGAGCACAACGAGGCGGTGCGCCGCGAGATCGACCCGTCCCGGCTGCTGGTGTTCGAGGTCGCCGACGGATGGGAGCCGCTGTGCCGGTTCCTGGACGTGCCCGTCCCCGACGCGCCCTTCCCACGCTCGAACGACAAGGACGAGTTCGACACGCTGCTGCGCGAGCACGTCACCGGCGCCATGACGCCCACGACCTGA
- a CDS encoding acyl carrier protein, producing the protein MTESTLTTSTGELRTWLIQRIAEYLEKDPGEIDTEATFEAQGLDSMAALTLCDDIEDQMGLVVEPTLAWDHPTIDELAEFLVTTAAEEH; encoded by the coding sequence ATGACGGAGTCGACCCTGACCACGTCCACCGGCGAACTGCGGACCTGGCTGATCCAGCGGATCGCCGAGTACCTGGAGAAGGACCCCGGCGAGATCGACACCGAGGCGACGTTCGAGGCGCAGGGCCTGGACTCGATGGCCGCGCTGACCCTCTGCGACGACATCGAGGACCAGATGGGCCTCGTCGTGGAGCCCACCCTGGCCTGGGACCACCCGACCATCGACGAGCTGGCGGAGTTCCTGGTCACGACGGCCGCCGAGGAGCACTGA
- a CDS encoding thioesterase II family protein, with translation MTVATASRTRDAGWFRGFHPAAPNAPRLLCFPHAGGAANTYHRLSEALSPDVEVVAVQYPGRQDRHREPVLTGLRELAGLISAELQGTGLQDTGTPDPRPAPAFFGHSMGAVVAFEVARRLAAPPPVLFAAGRKAPSRSVQERVHPMSDEDILADVGRLGGMDARRLRSRALTRMVLPVLRGDYEAIDTYAYEPGPPLPCPVVVLVGDADPMTPVEDALAWTSHGTGGEHHVLPGGHFFLDGHHDRIVRLIRDRLL, from the coding sequence GTGACCGTGGCCACCGCGTCCAGGACGAGGGACGCCGGATGGTTCCGCGGGTTCCATCCGGCGGCCCCGAACGCGCCCCGGCTGCTCTGCTTCCCGCACGCGGGCGGCGCGGCGAACACCTACCACCGCCTGTCGGAGGCCCTGAGCCCCGACGTCGAGGTCGTCGCCGTCCAGTACCCCGGCAGGCAGGACCGGCACCGCGAGCCGGTGCTCACCGGCCTGCGGGAGCTGGCCGGGCTGATCAGCGCGGAGCTGCAAGGGACCGGGTTGCAGGACACGGGGACGCCAGATCCCCGCCCGGCGCCCGCCTTCTTCGGCCACAGCATGGGGGCGGTGGTCGCCTTCGAGGTCGCGCGGCGGCTGGCGGCGCCGCCGCCCGTGCTGTTCGCCGCCGGGCGGAAGGCCCCGTCCCGCAGCGTCCAGGAACGCGTCCACCCGATGTCGGACGAGGACATCCTCGCCGATGTCGGGCGGCTCGGCGGCATGGACGCGCGGCGGCTGCGGAGCCGGGCGCTCACCCGGATGGTGCTGCCCGTGCTGCGCGGCGACTACGAGGCGATCGACACCTACGCGTACGAGCCGGGCCCGCCGCTGCCGTGCCCGGTCGTCGTCCTCGTCGGCGACGCCGACCCGATGACGCCGGTGGAGGACGCGTTGGCCTGGACATCCCACGGCACCGGCGGCGAGCACCACGTCCTCCCCGGCGGCCACTTCTTCCTCGACGGCCACCACGACCGCATAGTCCGGCTCATCCGCGACCGCCTCCTGTAA
- a CDS encoding inositol monophosphatase family protein, with translation MALPDEHDESAAALVEAAERAARRAGRRLMEVFGKAGDEGDGAGARAKAGTHAHDVVTDADAAAEAMIRADLRGAFPGSAVIGEEDGAAGPGDADVCWYVDPIDGTHNFLRGLPLFCVSIGVTVRGEPVGGCVYEPARDEMYTASAEGHGGTGTATGTGNETGTAPGGRLLRNGRPVPPPPPRPVPLVLTDLPRPGHPPEPAELALFADLVAAADVRRIGSAALALAYVATGRADMAVTPDAYAWDCAAGRVLVTASGGSFTAVPAPSVRRPGAFAAWRPGMADLGSAVVGALQRFSYLT, from the coding sequence ATGGCGCTTCCAGACGAGCACGACGAGTCCGCCGCGGCCCTGGTGGAGGCGGCGGAACGGGCGGCCCGGCGGGCGGGCCGGCGGCTGATGGAGGTCTTCGGGAAGGCCGGGGACGAGGGGGACGGCGCGGGCGCCCGGGCCAAGGCCGGAACGCACGCCCACGACGTCGTCACCGACGCGGACGCCGCCGCCGAGGCGATGATCAGGGCGGACCTGCGCGGGGCGTTCCCCGGCTCCGCCGTCATCGGCGAGGAGGACGGCGCGGCCGGTCCCGGCGACGCGGACGTGTGCTGGTACGTCGACCCGATCGACGGCACCCACAACTTCCTCCGGGGACTGCCGCTGTTCTGCGTGTCGATCGGGGTGACCGTCCGCGGGGAACCGGTCGGCGGCTGCGTCTACGAGCCCGCCCGCGACGAGATGTACACGGCGTCCGCCGAGGGGCATGGCGGCACCGGCACCGCCACTGGCACCGGCAACGAGACCGGCACCGCGCCGGGCGGGCGGCTGCTGCGCAACGGGCGTCCCGTCCCGCCCCCGCCGCCCCGGCCGGTCCCGCTGGTGCTGACCGACCTGCCCCGTCCCGGGCATCCGCCCGAGCCCGCCGAGCTGGCCCTGTTCGCCGACCTGGTGGCCGCCGCCGACGTGCGCCGGATCGGGTCGGCGGCGCTCGCGCTCGCCTACGTCGCGACGGGGCGCGCGGACATGGCCGTCACCCCCGACGCGTACGCGTGGGACTGCGCCGCGGGCCGCGTCCTCGTCACCGCGTCCGGGGGCTCGTTCACCGCCGTCCCCGCCCCGTCCGTGCGCAGGCCGGGGGCGTTCGCCGCCTGGCGTCCCGGGATGGCGGACCTCGGGTCGGCGGTCGTCGGTGCGCTCCAAAGGTTCTCGTATCTCACCTGA
- a CDS encoding helix-turn-helix transcriptional regulator, which yields MPENTITDHLNVVIYVKNVVVGRGLEAVLHLLPRIRSVSHCTTRPSAETAVAGGDVDVLVVTSVEGGVAAELAAACPRTKVLLLLDELEAASGASFGGAAVADGFLIQQDLTAPALGEALDRMMLGEMPMPARIGRELLARAGSPVPAGSVRPAVLTPRETETLMLLAEGMSNKQIARRLSISDHGAKRLVTSVMLKLGAPNRTAAVVIAIKQGMVSAV from the coding sequence ATGCCAGAGAACACCATCACCGACCACCTGAACGTCGTGATCTACGTGAAGAACGTGGTCGTCGGCCGGGGGCTGGAGGCCGTGCTGCACCTGCTGCCCCGTATCCGGTCGGTGAGCCACTGCACGACACGGCCGTCGGCGGAGACGGCCGTCGCCGGGGGCGACGTGGACGTCCTCGTCGTGACGAGCGTCGAGGGCGGCGTCGCCGCCGAACTCGCCGCGGCCTGCCCGCGCACGAAGGTGCTGCTGCTCCTCGACGAGCTGGAGGCCGCGTCCGGCGCCTCGTTCGGCGGCGCCGCGGTCGCGGACGGCTTCCTCATCCAGCAGGACCTGACCGCACCGGCGCTCGGCGAGGCGCTCGACCGGATGATGCTCGGCGAGATGCCGATGCCCGCCCGGATCGGACGCGAGCTGCTGGCCCGCGCGGGCTCGCCGGTGCCCGCCGGGTCCGTGCGGCCCGCCGTCCTCACCCCGCGCGAGACCGAGACGCTGATGCTGCTCGCCGAGGGCATGAGCAACAAGCAGATCGCGCGCCGCCTGTCGATCTCCGACCACGGCGCGAAGCGGCTGGTCACCAGCGTCATGCTCAAGCTCGGCGCGCCCAACCGCACCGCCGCCGTGGTGATCGCCATCAAGCAGGGCATGGTGTCGGCGGTCTGA
- a CDS encoding condensation domain-containing protein — translation MSEITRHRVPFHGSRAVTGPLTWGQLEMWDEAVIGQEGVPTFANMINGGPLPPGTTVEAVLAALGRLIERHESLRTRYRAGASGEPVQEVVRSGEAEFEVVAIAPDASAAEITGSWWPYLDRPYDLADGLPFRARIGTVEGEPVSILFGMSHLSSDFLGASVLYGELAALLDGQEPAGPALQPVDLAEEEGSAQGRRVLERALGHWRAELSKAPSKMFGGPGGAPEEPRYWRGGIRSQTASRMLVKAAERTGIGTSYILLAAMAVLVGRLTGRDRCSVRAVASNRGRPGFRRAVGNLSQETPLVVDLGAGTFQEVLEGARVASLNAVRHGRYDPRRIAPIIEAHDVELDVCFNDLWTPAHGPVGSDQVPPALTSFEWEEKVDRATVSFFLEAFTVPDDPAAIRLSLFADTAHLPPDGIRAYLDALERLLAVLAERDVRLDEIALGALDPAAAGPGAVWPLPHPVA, via the coding sequence ATGAGCGAGATCACCCGGCACCGGGTGCCCTTCCACGGGTCGCGGGCGGTGACCGGCCCGCTGACGTGGGGGCAGCTGGAGATGTGGGACGAGGCCGTGATCGGCCAGGAGGGCGTCCCCACCTTCGCCAACATGATCAACGGGGGGCCGCTGCCGCCCGGCACGACGGTCGAGGCGGTGCTCGCCGCGCTCGGCCGGCTGATCGAGCGGCACGAGTCGCTGCGCACCCGGTACCGGGCCGGCGCGTCCGGCGAGCCGGTCCAGGAGGTCGTGCGCTCGGGCGAGGCGGAGTTCGAGGTCGTCGCGATCGCGCCGGACGCGAGCGCCGCCGAGATCACCGGCAGCTGGTGGCCGTACCTGGACCGGCCCTACGACCTCGCGGACGGCCTGCCGTTCCGCGCGCGGATCGGGACGGTCGAGGGCGAGCCCGTGTCGATCCTGTTCGGGATGTCGCACCTGTCGTCGGACTTCCTCGGCGCGTCCGTCCTCTATGGCGAGCTGGCAGCGCTGCTGGACGGGCAGGAGCCCGCCGGGCCCGCCCTCCAGCCGGTGGACCTCGCCGAGGAGGAGGGCTCCGCGCAGGGGCGGCGCGTCCTGGAGCGTGCGCTCGGCCACTGGAGGGCCGAGCTGTCCAAGGCGCCGTCCAAGATGTTCGGCGGCCCCGGCGGCGCGCCGGAGGAGCCGCGCTACTGGCGCGGCGGGATCCGCTCGCAGACCGCCTCGCGGATGCTGGTGAAGGCGGCCGAGCGGACGGGCATCGGCACGTCCTACATCCTGCTCGCCGCGATGGCGGTCCTCGTCGGGCGGCTCACCGGCCGCGACCGGTGCTCGGTGCGCGCCGTCGCCAGCAACCGCGGCCGTCCCGGGTTCCGCCGCGCGGTCGGGAACCTGAGCCAGGAGACGCCGCTGGTCGTGGACCTCGGCGCCGGCACCTTCCAGGAGGTGCTGGAGGGCGCGCGGGTGGCGTCGCTGAACGCCGTCCGGCACGGCCGCTACGACCCCCGCCGGATCGCGCCGATCATCGAGGCGCACGACGTGGAGCTGGACGTCTGCTTCAACGACCTGTGGACACCCGCCCACGGCCCGGTGGGCTCCGACCAGGTGCCACCCGCACTCACCTCGTTCGAGTGGGAGGAGAAGGTGGACCGGGCGACCGTGTCGTTCTTCCTGGAGGCGTTCACCGTCCCCGACGACCCGGCGGCGATCCGCCTCAGCCTGTTCGCCGACACCGCGCACCTGCCCCCGGACGGCATCCGCGCCTACCTCGACGCGCTGGAACGGCTGCTGGCCGTGCTCGCCGAACGCGACGTCCGGCTGGACGAGATCGCCCTCGGCGCGCTCGACCCCGCCGCGGCCGGCCCCGGCGCCGTGTGGCCCCTGCCCCACCCGGTCGCGTGA
- a CDS encoding type III polyketide synthase, with the protein MPTARITSIAFTSPPQVKMEEFAELLAADPGGGHVAEIVRNSAIDSKGMAVNPFADDPRGWGTARRMAVSLAEARSLGREAIGQALDRDGLRADDVGLLATATTTTHSAPGLDALVHETGMRPGTEFQSLGPMGCYAALPALATVRNWVEVHGRPAVLLCVDLFSPHLQPPPYDKEGAVVLTLFGDAACAVVVRPGSAGTPGADPAGLDVADTEMLYVPEFADDLQVHLGERGLHIRLAPSMPDVTASAVAAPTDALLARHGLERADIRWWALHPGGRRIIDRVTAELDLPADSVEVSRAVMREYGNTAAPAVLGVLGRLQDTMPLAAGEHGVALAFGPGATIWAVLLRGA; encoded by the coding sequence ATGCCCACCGCCCGGATCACCAGCATCGCGTTCACCTCTCCGCCGCAGGTCAAGATGGAGGAGTTCGCCGAGCTCCTCGCCGCGGACCCCGGCGGGGGGCACGTCGCCGAGATCGTCCGCAACTCGGCGATCGACTCCAAGGGGATGGCCGTCAACCCTTTCGCCGACGACCCCCGGGGCTGGGGCACGGCGCGCCGGATGGCGGTGAGCCTCGCCGAGGCGCGCTCGCTCGGCCGCGAGGCGATCGGGCAGGCCCTCGACCGTGACGGGCTGCGCGCGGACGACGTCGGCCTGCTGGCCACGGCCACCACCACGACCCACTCGGCGCCCGGCCTGGACGCGCTGGTGCACGAGACCGGGATGCGGCCCGGCACCGAGTTCCAGTCGCTCGGCCCCATGGGCTGCTACGCCGCGCTGCCCGCGCTCGCCACGGTCCGCAACTGGGTCGAGGTCCACGGCCGCCCGGCGGTGCTGCTCTGCGTCGACCTGTTCTCCCCGCACCTCCAGCCCCCGCCCTACGACAAGGAGGGCGCGGTCGTCCTCACCCTCTTCGGCGACGCGGCCTGCGCCGTCGTCGTGCGGCCCGGCTCGGCGGGGACGCCGGGCGCGGACCCCGCGGGCCTGGACGTCGCCGACACCGAGATGCTCTACGTCCCCGAGTTCGCCGACGACCTCCAGGTGCACCTCGGCGAGCGCGGCCTGCACATCAGGCTCGCGCCGAGCATGCCCGACGTGACCGCCTCGGCCGTGGCCGCGCCGACCGACGCGCTGCTCGCCCGGCACGGATTGGAACGCGCCGATATCCGGTGGTGGGCGCTGCACCCCGGGGGGCGCCGCATCATCGACCGCGTCACCGCGGAACTGGACCTCCCGGCGGACTCGGTGGAGGTGTCGCGGGCCGTGATGCGCGAGTACGGCAACACCGCCGCGCCCGCCGTCCTCGGCGTCCTCGGGCGCCTCCAGGACACGATGCCGCTCGCCGCAGGGGAGCACGGCGTCGCGCTGGCGTTCGGGCCGGGCGCCACCATCTGGGCCGTCCTCCTGCGCGGCGCGTGA